The genomic DNA CTACGTCACGCCACGCTGTACGCGTGACTGGCAACGGGTTGACCGTGTCGGCCACGACGGAGGTGCCGAGCGCGAGCTGATCTGAGGCGACCTCGAAGGCGACCGCGTAGCCGGTTGCGGGCGGCACCGCCGTCGCGCCCGCTCGGGCCATCGCAACCTCGACAGTGTCGATACGCACGTGCACGATCGGCGTACGGCGTCCGATCGCCCTCGCCAGGGTGGTCTTGCCGACGCCCGGAAGACCACCGAGCACGATGAGGACCGGTGCGGTCGTCGCCACCGCACCGGGGGCCGCCGCCGATGCGAGGCGCTCGACGGTCTCGAGGTCGGCGGGGTGAGTCACCTTGAGCGCCAACGGATCTCCGTCGATCACGACGACCTTGCCGCCCTGGCGCTCGACCAGCGCGGCGTCGTCGGTGGCCTGCTCGCCGCCTGCGTGTGCCCGGTCGAGCGCGGCCCGGCTGAAGCCCTGCGGCGTCTGGACCGCCCGCAACGACGAGCGGTCCGGTGTCGCGACGACGTGCCCGTCGCCGTCGACCTGCTTGATGGTGTCGGTGACGGCGAGTCCGGGCACGACCGCGTCGTACCCCGCCTCGACCGCAGCGGTCACCGCATCGAAGAGCGCGGTCGGCGCCAGTGCCCGCGCCGCGTCGTGCACCAGGACGACGTCGACCTCGGGCGCGAGCGCCCGCAGCCCGGCCGCCACGGAGTCCGTACGCTCCGCGCCGCCCTCGACGACGAACAGCTCGGCCGTGCCGACAGTGCAAGCCGCGTCGTTCTGAGCCTCGCCGGAGCGACGCGGCGTGCACTCTCGGGACAGCGCGGCGTCGAACTCGGCCCGGTGCGACGCGGGCACCACCACGACGACCTGACGTACGCCGGCTGCGGCCCGCGCCCGGCGCACGGCGTGGACGACCAGGGGCTCGCCGGCGACGGGCACGAGCGCCTTGGGGCGATCAGCGCCCAGGCGCGTGCCCAGGCCACCGGCGACGATGACGACACCGACCGTGCTCACGACACTCCTCACGACGTGCGGACGAACAGGCTGCAGACCAACAGGCTGCAGACATGGATGACGCCCGTGACGAGAACCGTCACGGGCGTCATCTCAGGTGAATCAGGAGGCGAGCACCTCGTCGAGGGTGGCCTCGGCCTTGTCCTCGTTGGTGTGCTCGGCCAGCGCGAGCTCGGACACCAGGATCTGGCGGGCCTTGGCGAGCATGCGCTTCTCGCCGGCCGACAGTCCGCGGTCCTGGTCACGGCGCCACAGGTCACGCACGACCTCGGCGACCTTGATCACGTCACCGGAGGCGAGCTTCTCGAGGTTGGCCTTGTAGCGGCGCGACCAGTTGGTCGGCTCCTCGGTGTGGTCGGCGCGAAGCACCTCGAACACCTTGTCGAGGCCTTCCTTGCCGACGACGTCTCGCACGCCCACGAGATCGCAGTTCTCGGCCGGGACCTCGATGGTGAGATCCCCCTGTGCGACCTTCAGCTTGAGGTACTGCTTGTCCTCTCCCTTGATCTTGCGGACGTTGATCTCTTCAATGAGGGCCGCCCCGTGGTGCGGGTACACGACCGTCTCGCCGACCTTGAAAGCCATATGGTGTTTGCCCCTTTCGCGGGTTAAAGAATACCACGGAACCGCGGCATCACTGAATCGTTTGCGCAGGTCAGAGGCCTAATGAGGCCGTCCACACTCCGCGGATCCGGCCTTGACACGAGCGCCGTCGACATGCTTCGCGCGCGGTACGGAAACGGCATCGGCGGATGACGTCGACGTGACCCCGGTCACGTCGACCGGACGGGCCACGTCCGAGGTGCGGCCTTGCGTACGAGTGCCGCCGACCGCCCGGTAGTCTGACGCCCGTGATGCGCCCAGCCACCAGTCCCCGTCGTGTGCGGGCCCTTGCCGGCGCCGGAGCGCTCGGCGCCGCGGTCCTGCTCAGCAGCTGCCAGTCGCTCTCGGAGCAGACGACCGACCTCAAGTACGACGCCGCCGACGGCGTCTCCTCGAGTGTCGGCGCCCTCCAGCTGTCCGACGTGCTCGTCGTGACGACGGGCAAGGGGGCGGCCGGCCACCTCTCCGGCATGGTGACCAACAACGGTGAGTCCGCCGCCCAGCTGCAGATCTCACCGACGGGCGGCCAGCCCCAGACGATCACCGTGCCGCCGCTCACGGCGGTCCGCCTCGACGGCAAGCCCTCCGGTGACGGCACGGCCAAGGTCCCTGCGGTCACGGTGCCCTCGGTCAACGTCGAGCCCGGCGCGATGCTGCCCATCACGTTCGGCACCGGCAGCGCCGGCAGCTCGCCGGTCCAGGTGCCGGTCCTGCTCGACCACCCGCCCTACGGCACCGCCTCGCACGAGCCCGAGGGCGAGTCCACGGGCAGCGGCGAGCACCACTGATCCACATACGACGACGGCCACCCCGCATCAGCGGGGTGGCCGTTCGCATGTCATGGATCGATCAGGGTGCCTCGAACTTGTAGCCGAGACCGCGCACCGTGACGATGAACTTGGGGTTGCCCGGGTCGGGCTCGATCTTGGCGCGCAGCCGCTTGACGTGCACGTCGAGCGTCTTGGTGTCACCGACGTAGTCGCTGCCCCAGACCCGGTCGATCAGCTGCATGCGGGTGAGCACCCGACCGGCGTTGCGCAGCAGCATCTCGAGCAGCTCGAACTCCTTGAGCGGCAGCTGCACCGCGTCGCCGTTGACCGCGACCGTGTGGCGCTCGACGTCCATGCGCACCGGGCCGCTCTCGAGCGTCGCCGGCAGCAGCTCGTCGGCCTCCTGCCCCCGCCGCAGCACTGCCTTGATGCGGGCGAGCAGCTCGCGGCTGGAGTACGGCTTGGTGACGTAGTCGTCGGCACCCAGCTCGAGCCCGACGACCTTGTCGACCTCGCTGTCCTTGGCGGTCAGCATGATGACCGGCACGTTGGAGCGCTGCCGCAGGTTGCGGCACACGTCGACGCCGGACATGCCGGGCAGCATCAGGTCGAGCAGCACCAGGTCGGCTCCGCTGCGGTCGTAGTCGACCAGGGCGTCCGGGCCGGTCTCGGCGACCGACACGTCGTACCCCTCCTTGCGCAGGAGGTACGAGAGCGGGTCGGAGAAGGACTCCTCGTCCTCGACGACCAGGATGCGGGTCATGCGTGTGTCCTTCCTGAGGGCGTACGGGGATGGTTGAGCTGAGAGGTGTCGGCGGGTACGCCGTCGGGGGCGGCGGCGTCCGCGGTCTCGTCATCGGCATCGGTGGTCGCGGCCTCGTCGGCGGCGGGGAGGCGGATCGTGAACGTCGACCCCTGCCCCTCCTCGCTCCAGACCGTGACCTCACCGCCGTGGTTGACGCTGACGTGCTTGACGATCGCGAGGCCGAGGCCGGTGCCGCCGGTCTCGCGGGAGCGGGCCGGGTCGACGCGGTAGAACCGCTCGAAGATGCGTTCCTGCTCGGCCGCGGGGATGCCGGGCCCCTGATCGGTGACCGCGATCTCGACGATGTCGTCGCACCGGCTGATCGTCGTGGCGACCCGCGTGCCCGAGTCGGAGTAGTTGATGGCGTTGGCGACCAGGTTGCGTACGGCGGTCGTGAGCAGCTCGCCGTCGCCGTAGACCGCCATCGGCCCCTGCCCGGAGGTCGCGCTGACGAGCTCGATGTCACGGTCGTCGGCGACGAGCCGCAGGTGGTCGAGCGCGTCCGCGACGGACGCCACGACGTCGACGAGCACGGGCTCGTGCAGCGTGTCGGCGACCTGGAGCCGGGACAGCTGGACGATCTCGCGCACGAGGGTCGACAGGCGCTCGGTCTCGACCTGCATGCGCATCGCGAACCGCTCGACCGCCTCGGGGTCGTCCTTGGCGCCCTCGACGGCCTCGGCGAGCAGCGACAGCCCGCCGACCGGCGTCTTGAGCTCGTGGCTGACGTTGACGACGAAGTCGCGCCGGGTCTCCTCGACGCGGCGGGAGTGGGTGCGGTCCTCGACCATCACCAGGACGACCTCACCGTGCAGCGCGGCGACGCGGACGCCGAGGGTCAGGCGCCCCTGGCCGAGCGGGCCGCGGGGCAGCTCCATCTCGACCTCGCGGATCACCCGGTCGCGCCGCACCTGACGTACGAGATAGCGCAGCTCGTGGTGCACCATCTCGGCACCGCGCACCAGGCCGAGGGCCTGGGCGGCCGGGCTGGAGCGGATCACCCGGTCGGACGCGTCGACCACCATGGTCACCGACCGCAGCACCCCGAGGACGTCCTGAGCGCCCCGACGCAGGGACGGCTCGTGGGCGGCAGGCCCGGCGGCTGCCCGCTCGGCGCGGACCTCGCCACGCCGGTGCAGCACGACAGCGGCCGCCACGGCACCGACGACGGCGCCGACGAGCAGCCACACGAGCGTCGTACCCAGGTCAGACACGCCGACCAATGTACGTCTGCCAGCACACCCGACTGACCACAGCGAGCCCTGACCGGCAGGAGACGCCGACTGTTCACCTGGGGTCCGAAAGGTGTTCATGGGAAACTGTCATGGTCGGGCCCGAGCGCACCGCCCGGGCGCCGATGTCGGCTGCGCCGACGCCAACCTCGGACCGAAGGATTGAAGGACCACCCATGCGCGATGCGTTCCACGAGGACCTCGACCGCATCTCCGACGATCTCGTCGAGATGACCACGATGGTCGGCAAGGCCATCGAGCGTGCGACCAAGGCCCTGCTCGAGGCCGACCTCGGCACGGCAGAGAGCGTCATCGCTGCCGACGACGACATCGACGAGCTGCGTCGCCAGGTCGACGACCGCTGCGTCGACCTCCTGGCCCGCCAGCAGCCGGTTGCCACCGACCTGCGCATGGTCGTCACGGCCATGCACATGGCCTCCGACATCGAGCGCATGGGCGACCTGGCTCGCCACATCGCCAAGGTCGCGCGTCGCCGCTACCCGGAGGGCGCGATCCCTGAGGACGTCGCCAAGATCATCGCTCAGATGGAGCAGGTCGGCGCCGACCTCGTGACCAAGACCGGTCAGGCCATCGCCGGCAAGGACGTCCACGCCGCTGTGCAGATCGCCAAGGACGACGACCAGCTCGACGAGCTGCACCGCACGATCTTCAACACGCTGCTGGGCGGTGACTGGTCGTACGGCACCGAGGCGGCCGTCAATCTCACGCTCATCAGCCGCTACTACGAGCGGTTCGGCGACCACGCGGTGGCCGTCGCCAACCGCATCGTCTACCTCGTCACCGGCAGCTACGGCACCGAGGACGAAGGCCTGGTCACCAAGGCGTGATCGCCTAGGGGGTCGGCAACGGCACGAGGCGCCCACCGCGATGATCGCGGTGGGCGCCTTCGTCGTACGGGTCGGGTCAGCGGCCCTGGTTGGCCACCGCGTCGGCGGCGGCCTTGGCTGCCTCGGGGTCGAGGTAGCGGCCACCCTTGACGGTGGGCTGCAGGGTCGACTCGTCGAGCTCGTACACCAGCGGCATACCGGTCGGGATGTTCAGGCCGACGATGTCCTCGTCGGAGATGCGGTCCAGGTGCTTGACCATCGCGCGCAGCGAGTTGCCGTGGGCCGCGACGAGCACGGTCTTGCCTGCCTTCAGGTCGGGCACGATGGCCGACTCCCAGTACGGCAGGAACCGCTCGATGACGTCCTTGAGGCACTCGGTCAGCGGCGCCTGGTCACCGAGGTCGGCGTAGCGCACGTCGGTGTCCTGGCTCCACTCCGAGCCCTTCTCGATCGCCGGCGGCGGTGTGTCGTACGAGCGGCGCCAGGTCATGAACTGCTCCTTGCCGAACTCCTCGAGGGTCTCCTTCTTGTTCTTGCCCTGGAGGGCGCCGTAGTGGCGCTCGTTGAGGCGCCAGTCGCGCTTGACCGGGATCCAGTGCCGGTCGGCCGCGTCGAGGGCGAGGTTGGCCGTGGTGATCGCGCGGCGCAGCAGCGAGGTGTGCAGCACGTCGGGCTCCAGACCTGCCTCGCGGATGAGCTCACCGCCGCGGGCGGCCTCAGCCCGGCCCTTGTCGGTCAGGTCGACGTCGACCCAGCCGGTGAACAGGTTCTTGGCGTTCCACTCCGACTCGCCGTGGCGCAGCAGGACAAGCGTGTAAGTCATGGCGCCGAGTCTAGAGATGCCGCTCGCGCGTCAGGCGTCGTGCTCCAGCAGGTGGCGGAACGCCTCGAGGTTGCGGGTGGACTCACCGCGCGAGATGCGCCAGTCCCACTCCTTCTGCATCGAGGTGCGGAAGCCGAGCACGAGCAGCTCGTTGAACGCGTCGTCGCTCGCCTCGAGCAGCACGCCCATCAGCTGGTCGAGGTATGCCGACGTGATCGCCTCCAGCGGCACCTGCCCCACGACGTAGACGTCGCCGCTCTTGTCGATCGCGTAGCCGAGGCCGGGCAGCCGCAGGTTGCGGCGCAGGAGGTAGCGGTAGAACGCCTCGTGGTTCTCGTCGGCGTTGCGGACGACGAACGCCGACACGGACAGTCCCTGCTCACCGACCTTGAGAGAGGCGACGGTCTTGAGCTTGCGCTCACCGGGGAGCGTGACGACGTACTCACGCTCCGAAGCGCCCGGTTCCCACTCGATCTCGGCGTCCGCGAGGTAGGTCTCGATGGTCTCGGTCACGCTCATGGGATCACTGCCTTCGGAATGCCGGTCAGATGTGCCTGCTTGTCCGCGCCGGACGCCGAGTCACCGTGGCACGCAGCGCGGTAGAGCTCGAGCAGGCGTTCGGTGGTGCGTTCCCAGCCGTACGACGCGGCGTGCGCGACCGCCTGCTCGGCCAGGGTCGTACGCCGCTCGGGGTCGTTCAGCAGGTCGCCGAGCGCGTGGGCCCAGTCGTGTGGGTCGTGGCCTTCGACGAGCGCTCCCCCGTCGCCCACAGCGGTGGGCAGGCCGCCGACGGCTGCGGCGACCACGGGCGTCCCGCACGCCTGCGCCTCGACGGCGACCAGCCCGAACGACTCGTTGTACGACGGCACGGCCAGCAGGTCGGCGGCGCGGTACCACTGCGCGAGCTCGGCGCGCTCGACCGGCGGCACGAGGCGTACGACGTCGGCGAGGTCGAGCTCGTCGACCAGGTCTGCCAGGGCCTCGGGGTGGTCGAGCCCGGACCCGCTCGGCCCGCCGAGCACGGCGACGACGAGCCGCTCGCGTCGGGACGGGTCGTGCCGCAGCAGCTCGGCCGCCGCCCGGACCAGCACGTCGGGCGCCTTCAGCGGCTGGATGCGACCCACGAACAGCAGGACCTCGGCGTCGGCGGGCAGGCCCACCGCCTCACGCGCCGCGGCGCGGTCGCCCGGGGTGAAGGTCTCCAGGTCGACGCCGGGCGGGATGACGCGCACCTTGGCCGGGTCGGCGTCGTACAGGTCGATCAGCTCGTCCGCCTCGCGGTCGGTGTTGGCGACCAGCCAGGTGGCGGCGCGCACGACCTGCTCCTCACCGATCTCACGGCCGGGCGGCTCGGGGCGGTCGCCCTCGGCGAGCTGGGCGTTCTTGACCCGCGCCATCGTGTGCATCGAGTGCACGAGCGGCACCTGCCAGCGGTCGGCCGCGAGCCAGGCCACCTGCCCCGACAGCCAGTAGTGGGAGTGGACCAGGTCGAAGTAGCCCTCGGGCTGGGCCGCGCCGATGCGCTGGACCCCGACCGTGAACGCGCACAGCTGGCCGGGGAGGTCGTCCTTGCCGAGGCCCTCGAACGGGCCGGCGTCGACGTGGCGCACCAGCACGCCGGGCATGAGCTCGACGGTCTCCGGCTGGGCGGCGGTCGTCCGCCGGGTGAACACCTCGACCTCGACGCCCGCACGGGCCAGGTGCTTGGCCGTCTCGACGACGTAGACGTTGAGACCGCCCGCGTCACCGGTGCCCGGGCGTTCGAGCGGCGAGGTGTGCACGCTGATCATCGCGACGCGCCGCGGGCATGGTTGAACGCTCATCACTCGGAGTCTCGCACGAGGCTCGGGGTCGACGGCAGGGCCTGCTCACTACCGTGGACGCGTGACCACGCAGCGGCCCGTCGGGGCGATCACCCGCGGGACGACGGGTCCCAACCGGTTGCGCCGCTGCGACCGCTGGCTGGCCGGTCCGCAGGGGTGGCGGCTGCGGCGTACGACGGCCGCCCCCGTCGTCGTCGACCTCGGCTACGGCGCCGCCCCCACCACCGCGGTCGAGCTGCACGCGCGGCTGTCGGCCGTGCGCCCGGACGTCGAGGTGGTCGGCATCGAGATCGACCCGGCGCGAGTGGCGGCGGCCCGACCGCTCGAACGGCCCGGGCTGACGTTCCGCAGCGGCGGGTTCGAGGTGCCGCTCGACGGCCGCGACGCCACGATGATCCGCGCGTTCAACGTGCTGCGGCAGTACGACGAGGGCGAGGTCGACGGCGCCTGGTCGCGGCTACGGGGTCGGCTGGCACCGCACGGGCTGCTGGTCGACGGCACGTGCGACGAGATCGGGCGGCTCGCGTCGTGGGTGGCGATCGACCGCTCCGGGCCGCAGTCGCTCACGCTGTCGCTGCGGCTCGCCGCGCTCGACGACCCGGCGGCCGTCGCCGAGCGGCTGCCCAAGGCACTCATCCACCGCAACGTGCCCGGCGAACCCGTGCACGACTTCCTGCAGGCGCTGCGACGGGCGTGGGTGCACGCGAGCCCGCACGCGTCGTACGGCGCCCGTCAGCGGTTCCTCGCCACCGTCGAGACGCTGCGAGCGGAGGGCTGGCCGTTGCTCGACAGCGCGAGCCGGTGGCGCCTCGGTGAGGTCACGGTCGCCTGGTCCGCCGTCGCCCCTCTCTCCTTCTGACGAATCTCGTCTGGTCGGCACTCCATGCACTGCCGGACAGACGGTTTTCGTCAGGGGAGGCCGGGCGAGGCGAGGTAGAGCGTGCCGTCGCCCGTGATCGTCGCCTCGTCACCCGGCGCGAGGAAGCACGACTCGCCAGACGTGAGCGCGAGCCCGTCGACATCGGCAGATCCGTTGAGGCACAACAGGATCCGCGGCTGATCTGTCGCGGGCACCGCGACGGCGCCATCGTCGAGCACGCGAGTGCGCAGCCGGAAGTACGGCGTCTCGGCGTCGTAGGTCGTCCACCCGTCGACGTCGTCACCGGGCTCGGGCACCATCGCGCGCTCGACGTCGACGATGCGCAGCAGCTCGGGCACGTCGATCTTCTTGGGCGTCAGGCCTGCTCGTACGACGTTGTCGGAGTTGGCGAGCACCTCGACGAGCAGTCCGCTCACCAGCGAGTGCATGACGCCCGCGGCGAGGAACACGTAGTCACCGGGCTGCAGCGCGAGTCGTCGCATCGTGAGCAGCACGACCAAACCGATGTCGCCCGGGAAGTCGCGAGCCACCCGGAGCACGGCCTCGACGGTGGGGTCGTCCGCACGGTCGGCGCACGCGGTGAGCACCTCGTCGACCAGCGCACGGGCGTCGTTCGCCGAGAGCAGCAGCCGCAGCAGCTCGTGCGACGGCGACTCGGCGACGGCGGCCGACTCGACCAGATCGACCAGTCGCTCGACGCCGAGATCGATTGCCAGAGAACGGAACTCGCCGAACGGGCGAGCCCCGATGAACGCCTCGGTCGGCTCGATCGCCAGCCACGACTCGGGCTTGGGCCATCCGTCGACGTAGGTGCCCTCCGGTGCCGACGTCGCTTCGTCGGCGTCGGGATGAGCCTGGATCGACAGGGCCTTGGCGGGCGCGAGCACCTTGAGCAGGAAGGGGAGCCGGGCGCCGAACCGGGCAGCCACCGACGCGCCCAGCCAGCCCACCGGGTCAGCAGCGATCACCTGGTCGAGCGTGGTCGAGGCGCCGTCGACGGTGAGCCCCGCGGGTGCGCCCTCGTGCGCGCCCATCCACAGCTCTGCCTCGGGCTCCGCGGTGGGGTGCGGCCGTCCCGAGACCCGGGCGAGACCGTCGTACGACCCCCAGGCGTAGTGCTGGACGACGGGTGTCAGCCGGTGCATCGCACGTGCCTCACGGACGCAGCAGCGTCTTGATCGCACGCCGCTCGTCCATCGCGCGATAGCCCTCGGCGACCTCGGCCAGGGGCAGGTCAAGGTCGAACACCGCACCCGGAGAGATCGCGCCGGCGAGGACGTCGTCGCGCAGCTCGGGGAGGTACTGGCGGGCCGGGGCGAGCCCGCCCGCGACGCCGACGTTGCGGTTGAACATCGCGCGCACCGGCAGCTCGACACCGTGCGGCGCACCGACGTAGCCGACCGTCGCACCGGCTCGCGCCACAGCGATGGCGGTGCTCATCGACTGGCCGGTGCCGACGCACTCGAGCACGGCGTCCGCCCCGACCCCGTCGGTCAGGTCGAGGACGTCGTGCTCACCCTCGGCGCCACGCGTCGCCACGACGTCGGTGGCTCCGAACGACTGCGCGACCCGCTGCCTCGACTCGTGCCGTGACATCGCGATGACCCGGCCGGCGCCCATCCGCGAGGCGGCGAGGACGCCGCACAGCCCGACCGCTCCGTCACCGACGACCACGACGGTGTCGCCCTCGCGGACCTGCGCGGCGACCGCCGCGTGCCAGCCGGTGCCCATCACGTCGGACAGCGCGAGCAGCGACGGGATGTGCTCCTCATCGGGCTGGTCGCGCAACGAGACGAGAGTGCCGTCGGCCAGCGGGACCCGGACGAGCTCGCCCTGACCGCCGTCGAGCGGCCGGCCCTCGCGGTCGTGGTCACCCCAGAAACCGCCTGCGACACAAGCGGACTGGATGCCGGCGGTGCAGTGCGGACAGGTGTTGTCGGAGTACATGAACGGTGCGATGACGAAGTCGCCGACCCGCAGGCTGCGCACGTCGCGGCCGACCTCCTCGACGACACCGACGAACTCGTGGCCGATGCGCCGCGGCTCAGGCACAGGGTTCTCACCGCGGTAGGGCCACAGGTCGGAGCCGCACACGCAGGCCGCGACGACGCGTACGACGGCGTCACCCTGGTCGATGATCGTCGGGTCGGGCACGTCCTCGAGACGGATGTCGCCCGGGGCGTGGATGAGCGTGGCCTTCATGCGAGGAAGTCTCCGATCAGTCGTCGCACCTCGGCGCGGTGCTTCCACAGGATGCCGCCGGGCGGCAGGACGGTGAGCTCGGCGCGCGGCAGCAGGTCAGCGGCCTGCTCGGCGACCCACACGGGGTGAGCGGGGTCGTCCTCCTGCGTGAGCAGCAGCACCGGCGCCTGTACGCGAGTGAGCGCCTCGCGGTCGTCCATCGCCACCTCGTGGGGGATGGTCCGCAGCGCCCGGCTGACGTCGGTGCGCACGATCGTCTCGGCCTGGGTGCGGCACCAGCCGATCACCGCGGGTCGCTCACGCTCGGACGCGGGCTGCTCGGCCAGGAGCAGCTCGGTGACGCCGTCGACGTCGCGCTGGTCGGCGAGCTCGCCCATCTGGAGCAGGCGGTCGAGAGCGGCATCGCGACGAGGGGTGTCGAGCACGGCGGGGATGACCAGCACGACGCGCTCGAACCGGTCGGGCTGCTCGGCGAGCACCCGGCACAGCGCACCGGCGCCCATGCTCACGCCGAGTGCACGGGAGGCGCCGACGTGGTCGGCGACGGCGAGCAGCTCACCCGCGAGCGCGGCGTACGTCCACGGCGACTCGGGTGACGACGACGCGCCGTGACCGCGGAAGTGGAAGAACGCCCGAGTGCCGCTCACCGCTCCCCCGAACGGGCGCGTGGTGTCGATCGAGCCGGCGAGTCCGTGTGCGAAAACCGTTGTGGGAGAACCTGATCCGGTCAGCAGGTACTCGAGGGCTCCCTCGCGGGTGGGCAGTAGCGAGGTGGCGTGAGCGGGTGCGGTCACCAAGGTCCGTACGGGCCGTTGTTGCTGCCGCGGCCACGACCGGACACCCGCTGGAGCGCCGGGCGTACGTCGGCGAGGTAGACCGCACCGCCGACGACGGCGAGCAGGCTGAACAGGTTGAGGGGGTTGGTCATCGTGACGAACCCGACCGCCGCGGCAACACCGGTGATCGCGCACCACGCGACCTTGGTGAGCTTGCCGGCGGCGCGATAGGCGTCCTCGCGATGGCGCAGTGCGTCGATGAACGCGAACAGCTGCATCCCGAAGAGCGCGATGCCGAGCACGAACGCGATGAGGTTCTGCACCTCGAACAACCGATCCATGCCGCAAGGGTACGTGTCGCCGTCGACGACCGCCCGGGGTCAGACGTCGACCAGCACGGTGAACGGTCCGTCGTTGACCAGCTCGACCTGCATCTGCGCCCCGAACCGGCCGGTCGCGACCTCGACGCCGCGCGCGCGCAGGGCCGCGACGACCGCGTCGACGAGCGGCTCGGCGACCGGACCGGGAGCAGCTGCCGACCACGACGGACGCCGGCCCTTGCGCGTCTCGCCGTAGAGCGTGAACTGCGAGACGACCAGGACGGGTGCGCCGTCGTCGAGCACCGACCGCTCGTCGGCGAGGATGCGCAGCTCGGCGATCTTGCGCGCCATCGCTGCCGCTTCGGCCGGGCCGTCGTCGTGGGTCGCGGCGACCAGGGCGACCAGGCCGGGACGGTCGATCGCCCCGACGACCTCTCCGTCGACGGTCACCGAGCCGCGGGTGACGCGTTGAAGCACGGCCCGCACTAGATGCCCTCGACCTCGACGGTGCCGACCGGCTGCCCGTGACCGAGCACCGGCACCTGCCCCAGCTCGTCGACCGCCGCACCCGTCACGCCGGCCGAGCGCAGCAGCTCGGCCATGATCACCGGCCGCGCGCGCTGGCCGCCGTCGGCGACCTTGACCGCGAACCCCCGACCGTCGGCCAGGCCCACGGCGTAGACCGCCTCGGCGCCGTCCTTGGCGATCAGCCCGTCGACACCGCGGATCAGGGCGGTCACGTCACGACGCGTGCCGCCGAGGAACTCCGGGTACGACCGGATCGCGTCACGCACGCGGCCCTCCGGCGTCCCGGCCGGTGCCGCGGCGACGCGCCCGAACGCCCGCGCCAACCCGGCCAGGCCGATCGCCATCACGGGTGCACCGCAGCCGTCGACGCCGGTCGCGGCCACCGGCTCACCGGCCAGCTCGGCCACCGTCTGGTCCATCAGCCGCTGCAACGGGTGCTGCGGGTCGAGGTACGACGTCGGGTCCCAGCCCGCCGCGACGCAGGCCGCGAGCATGCCCGCGTGCTTGCCCGAGCAGTTCTGCGCGATCGACGCGCGGTCGCGACCGGCCCGCAGCCACTGGGTGCGCGCCTGCTCGTCGTACGGCAGGTCGGGGGTGTTCTGCAGCGCGGACTCATCGAGACCGACGGAGGCGAGGATCCGGCGTACGCCCTCGAGGTGGAAGTCCTCCCCGGAATGACTGGCCGTCGCGAGCGCCAGCAGGTCACCGTCCAGGTCGGCACCGGCACGCAGCATCGCGACCGCCTGCATCGGCTTGTTGGACGAGCGCGGGAACGTCGGGGCGTCGACGTCGCCGTAC from Luteipulveratus halotolerans includes the following:
- the dtd gene encoding D-aminoacyl-tRNA deacylase, whose translation is MRAVLQRVTRGSVTVDGEVVGAIDRPGLVALVAATHDDGPAEAAAMARKIAELRILADERSVLDDGAPVLVVSQFTLYGETRKGRRPSWSAAAPGPVAEPLVDAVVAALRARGVEVATGRFGAQMQVELVNDGPFTVLVDV
- a CDS encoding zinc-binding dehydrogenase is translated as MKATLIHAPGDIRLEDVPDPTIIDQGDAVVRVVAACVCGSDLWPYRGENPVPEPRRIGHEFVGVVEEVGRDVRSLRVGDFVIAPFMYSDNTCPHCTAGIQSACVAGGFWGDHDREGRPLDGGQGELVRVPLADGTLVSLRDQPDEEHIPSLLALSDVMGTGWHAAVAAQVREGDTVVVVGDGAVGLCGVLAASRMGAGRVIAMSRHESRQRVAQSFGATDVVATRGAEGEHDVLDLTDGVGADAVLECVGTGQSMSTAIAVARAGATVGYVGAPHGVELPVRAMFNRNVGVAGGLAPARQYLPELRDDVLAGAISPGAVFDLDLPLAEVAEGYRAMDERRAIKTLLRP
- the mshA gene encoding D-inositol-3-phosphate glycosyltransferase; translated protein: MSVQPCPRRVAMISVHTSPLERPGTGDAGGLNVYVVETAKHLARAGVEVEVFTRRTTAAQPETVELMPGVLVRHVDAGPFEGLGKDDLPGQLCAFTVGVQRIGAAQPEGYFDLVHSHYWLSGQVAWLAADRWQVPLVHSMHTMARVKNAQLAEGDRPEPPGREIGEEQVVRAATWLVANTDREADELIDLYDADPAKVRVIPPGVDLETFTPGDRAAAREAVGLPADAEVLLFVGRIQPLKAPDVLVRAAAELLRHDPSRRERLVVAVLGGPSGSGLDHPEALADLVDELDLADVVRLVPPVERAELAQWYRAADLLAVPSYNESFGLVAVEAQACGTPVVAAAVGGLPTAVGDGGALVEGHDPHDWAHALGDLLNDPERRTTLAEQAVAHAASYGWERTTERLLELYRAACHGDSASGADKQAHLTGIPKAVIP
- a CDS encoding class I SAM-dependent methyltransferase — its product is MTTQRPVGAITRGTTGPNRLRRCDRWLAGPQGWRLRRTTAAPVVVDLGYGAAPTTAVELHARLSAVRPDVEVVGIEIDPARVAAARPLERPGLTFRSGGFEVPLDGRDATMIRAFNVLRQYDEGEVDGAWSRLRGRLAPHGLLVDGTCDEIGRLASWVAIDRSGPQSLTLSLRLAALDDPAAVAERLPKALIHRNVPGEPVHDFLQALRRAWVHASPHASYGARQRFLATVETLRAEGWPLLDSASRWRLGEVTVAWSAVAPLSF
- a CDS encoding alpha/beta fold hydrolase; the encoded protein is MTAPAHATSLLPTREGALEYLLTGSGSPTTVFAHGLAGSIDTTRPFGGAVSGTRAFFHFRGHGASSSPESPWTYAALAGELLAVADHVGASRALGVSMGAGALCRVLAEQPDRFERVVLVIPAVLDTPRRDAALDRLLQMGELADQRDVDGVTELLLAEQPASERERPAVIGWCRTQAETIVRTDVSRALRTIPHEVAMDDREALTRVQAPVLLLTQEDDPAHPVWVAEQAADLLPRAELTVLPPGGILWKHRAEVRRLIGDFLA
- a CDS encoding asparaginase; this translates as MTSADALSTAPVLARVVRSGFVESMHRGLAVEVAADGSVTRAYGDVDAPTFPRSSNKPMQAVAMLRAGADLDGDLLALATASHSGEDFHLEGVRRILASVGLDESALQNTPDLPYDEQARTQWLRAGRDRASIAQNCSGKHAGMLAACVAAGWDPTSYLDPQHPLQRLMDQTVAELAGEPVAATGVDGCGAPVMAIGLAGLARAFGRVAAAPAGTPEGRVRDAIRSYPEFLGGTRRDVTALIRGVDGLIAKDGAEAVYAVGLADGRGFAVKVADGGQRARPVIMAELLRSAGVTGAAVDELGQVPVLGHGQPVGTVEVEGI
- the manA gene encoding mannose-6-phosphate isomerase, class I, encoding MHRLTPVVQHYAWGSYDGLARVSGRPHPTAEPEAELWMGAHEGAPAGLTVDGASTTLDQVIAADPVGWLGASVAARFGARLPFLLKVLAPAKALSIQAHPDADEATSAPEGTYVDGWPKPESWLAIEPTEAFIGARPFGEFRSLAIDLGVERLVDLVESAAVAESPSHELLRLLLSANDARALVDEVLTACADRADDPTVEAVLRVARDFPGDIGLVVLLTMRRLALQPGDYVFLAAGVMHSLVSGLLVEVLANSDNVVRAGLTPKKIDVPELLRIVDVERAMVPEPGDDVDGWTTYDAETPYFRLRTRVLDDGAVAVPATDQPRILLCLNGSADVDGLALTSGESCFLAPGDEATITGDGTLYLASPGLP
- a CDS encoding DUF2516 family protein, coding for MDRLFEVQNLIAFVLGIALFGMQLFAFIDALRHREDAYRAAGKLTKVAWCAITGVAAAVGFVTMTNPLNLFSLLAVVGGAVYLADVRPALQRVSGRGRGSNNGPYGPW